In one window of Pseudodesulfovibrio sediminis DNA:
- a CDS encoding SurA N-terminal domain-containing protein, whose protein sequence is MLEIMRENASGWIVKILFAVIIVVFVFAFGMSGLTNSGDPVMASVDGKTITRAEFQLAYNRATEIVRQSNPQVTQAQLRSTQFKQLVMSNLMDEILLLNEADKLGVSASDDEVVAGISAQSMFKNADGKFDPNIYQGRLRQLRMTPAEYEADFKKELMMDKVRQLAVRPAEVTEAQARHLFNWLGEQVRMDFIEVAPNDFIDTVTVSEDEIKTFFDANTERFTAPAQVTLRYLTFTPEALAKNETVTDEEIASYYEANKASMEQKEQVRARHILVMSKDSDPEEVQAAAAKKIEKVLKKAQAGEDFAALAKEYSEGPSGPNGGELGWFARGAMVPDFEAVAFATKKGEISGLVKTRFGWHIIKVEDHKDAKLRTLDEAKDEIRQEIAQEKAAEQVTELLDQSMDRLVSGMSISDIATELKLTVETSEPMPAAFLGQILGIAPEVVTVLEELPAGTAQQTPVAINGGYILAEKVEDIAPALIELDKAKPTIIKILKEQKATEKAKAKAESILAALTGSDAAKVAKTYAARIMTSESFDRQGNIPALGASQELTTALFNAKDDAWLPTVYALSSGMVVARLNERIPASDATWAEQKATWMEQVSRGYSQEMLAAYMEELNKNATKEIARPDLLQ, encoded by the coding sequence ATGTTAGAAATCATGCGTGAGAACGCATCGGGTTGGATCGTCAAGATCCTGTTCGCCGTCATCATCGTTGTCTTTGTTTTTGCCTTTGGTATGTCCGGGCTGACCAATTCCGGGGATCCGGTCATGGCCTCCGTGGACGGCAAGACCATCACACGGGCCGAATTTCAGTTGGCCTACAACCGCGCCACCGAGATCGTCAGGCAGTCCAACCCGCAGGTCACCCAGGCCCAGCTCAGGAGCACCCAGTTCAAACAGCTCGTCATGAGCAACCTGATGGACGAAATTCTCCTGCTCAATGAAGCTGATAAACTCGGCGTCTCCGCTTCAGACGATGAAGTTGTCGCCGGTATTTCCGCCCAATCCATGTTCAAGAATGCCGATGGCAAGTTTGATCCCAACATCTATCAGGGCAGACTGCGCCAGCTCCGCATGACACCGGCTGAGTATGAAGCGGACTTCAAGAAGGAACTGATGATGGACAAGGTCAGGCAGCTCGCGGTTCGCCCCGCAGAGGTGACCGAGGCTCAGGCCCGCCATCTCTTCAACTGGCTCGGCGAACAGGTGCGCATGGACTTCATCGAAGTGGCTCCCAATGACTTTATTGACACGGTGACTGTCAGCGAAGACGAAATCAAGACGTTCTTCGATGCCAACACCGAACGCTTCACGGCCCCCGCGCAGGTCACGCTCCGTTACCTCACGTTCACCCCCGAAGCCCTGGCCAAAAACGAAACGGTCACGGATGAGGAGATCGCCAGCTACTACGAAGCCAACAAGGCTTCCATGGAGCAGAAGGAGCAGGTCCGCGCCCGTCACATCCTGGTCATGTCCAAGGACAGCGACCCCGAAGAAGTGCAGGCCGCCGCTGCCAAGAAGATTGAAAAAGTATTGAAAAAGGCCCAGGCCGGTGAAGATTTCGCCGCTCTGGCCAAGGAATATTCCGAAGGCCCCTCCGGCCCCAACGGTGGCGAGCTTGGATGGTTCGCTCGCGGCGCCATGGTGCCCGACTTCGAGGCCGTCGCCTTTGCCACCAAGAAAGGCGAAATATCCGGTCTGGTCAAAACCCGTTTCGGCTGGCACATCATCAAGGTCGAAGACCACAAGGATGCCAAGCTCAGGACACTGGACGAGGCCAAAGACGAGATCAGGCAGGAGATCGCTCAGGAAAAGGCGGCCGAACAGGTCACTGAACTGCTGGATCAGTCCATGGATCGCCTCGTTTCCGGCATGAGCATCAGTGACATCGCCACCGAGTTGAAGCTGACCGTAGAGACCAGCGAGCCCATGCCCGCGGCCTTCCTGGGCCAGATTCTCGGCATCGCTCCCGAAGTCGTCACAGTGCTGGAAGAACTGCCCGCAGGCACGGCGCAGCAGACCCCCGTGGCCATCAACGGCGGCTACATTCTCGCAGAGAAGGTCGAGGACATTGCTCCGGCCCTCATCGAGCTGGACAAGGCCAAGCCGACCATCATCAAGATTCTCAAGGAACAGAAAGCAACCGAAAAGGCCAAGGCCAAGGCTGAGTCGATCCTCGCCGCCCTGACCGGTTCTGACGCAGCCAAAGTTGCCAAGACATATGCGGCCCGCATCATGACTTCCGAGTCCTTTGATCGCCAGGGCAACATCCCGGCGCTCGGCGCAAGTCAGGAACTGACAACCGCCCTGTTCAACGCCAAGGATGACGCATGGCTGCCCACGGTATACGCCCTGTCCTCCGGCATGGTCGTGGCTCGCCTGAACGAGCGCATCCCGGCCTCTGACGCCACATGGGC
- a CDS encoding aconitate hydratase, which translates to MGKSITHKIIEKHLVSGEMVAGQEVGLRIDQTLTQDATGTMAWLQFEAIGIGEVRTDLSVSYVDHNTLQMGFRNPDDHRYLRTVAAKSGAVFSPAGTGICHQLHLENFAKPGATLIGSDSHTPTAGGIGSMAMGAGGLSVALAMAGEAYFIPMPKVVKVELTGELTGWAAGKDVILELLRRLTVKGGVGKVFEYAGPGVAALSVPDRATITNMGAELGATTSIFPSDDKTKFFLEKMGRGEDFVELIADADAEYDEVIEINLSELEPLVAQPHMPDQVCKVKELAGKKIDQCAIGSCTNSSYSDLKNTAQILSGKMTPAETDLMISPGSKQVMKMLAREGLIEPLLDAGARLLECSCGPCIGMGGSPVSAGVSVRTFNRNFEGRSGTQDGQVYLASAQTAARLALDGEFTDPATWGPAPERVELPEDVPSIRDLFVFPPADKSAVEILRGPNIVALEDFDKLSDTVEAKVLLKVEDNITTDHILPAGAEITALRSNIPAISQYIFSRVDEGFVGRMKEHGTGVILGGDNYGQGSSREHAALGPRHLGVKAVIVKSLARIHRANLVNFGILPLLLVDPADYDALSEGDDLIIPANAMTPGGTIDITTGSGKSVTVTNDLTKKELEIIQSGGLLNAVREGQA; encoded by the coding sequence ATGGGCAAGAGCATCACCCACAAGATCATTGAGAAGCACCTTGTTTCCGGCGAGATGGTCGCCGGACAGGAAGTCGGTCTGCGCATCGACCAGACACTGACCCAGGACGCCACCGGCACCATGGCATGGCTGCAGTTCGAAGCCATCGGCATCGGCGAAGTCCGCACGGACCTGTCTGTCAGCTACGTGGACCACAACACCCTGCAGATGGGATTCCGCAACCCTGACGACCATCGCTATCTCCGCACCGTCGCCGCCAAATCCGGCGCAGTCTTTTCCCCGGCCGGCACCGGCATCTGCCACCAGCTGCACCTTGAGAACTTTGCCAAGCCCGGCGCGACCCTCATCGGCTCCGACTCCCACACCCCCACCGCAGGCGGCATCGGCTCCATGGCCATGGGCGCAGGTGGCCTGTCCGTGGCACTGGCCATGGCCGGTGAAGCGTATTTCATCCCCATGCCCAAAGTCGTCAAGGTCGAGCTGACCGGCGAGCTGACCGGCTGGGCCGCAGGCAAGGACGTCATCCTTGAGCTGCTCCGTCGCCTGACCGTCAAGGGCGGGGTGGGCAAGGTCTTTGAATACGCCGGTCCCGGCGTAGCCGCACTGTCCGTGCCAGACCGCGCCACCATCACCAACATGGGTGCCGAGCTGGGTGCCACCACCTCCATCTTCCCGTCTGACGACAAGACTAAATTCTTCCTGGAGAAAATGGGCCGTGGCGAAGACTTTGTCGAACTGATCGCCGATGCCGACGCCGAATACGACGAAGTCATCGAGATCAACCTGTCCGAGCTGGAACCGCTGGTCGCCCAGCCCCACATGCCCGACCAGGTGTGCAAGGTCAAAGAACTGGCCGGCAAAAAGATCGACCAGTGTGCCATCGGCTCCTGCACCAACTCATCCTATTCCGACCTCAAGAACACCGCGCAGATTCTGAGCGGCAAAATGACACCGGCAGAGACCGATCTGATGATCTCCCCCGGCTCCAAGCAGGTCATGAAGATGCTCGCCCGCGAAGGCCTCATCGAACCGCTGCTGGATGCAGGCGCCCGTCTGCTGGAATGTTCCTGCGGCCCGTGCATCGGCATGGGTGGCTCCCCGGTTTCCGCCGGTGTGTCCGTCCGCACCTTCAACCGCAACTTCGAAGGCCGCTCCGGCACACAGGACGGTCAGGTCTATCTGGCCAGCGCCCAGACCGCTGCACGCCTCGCGCTTGACGGCGAGTTCACCGATCCCGCCACCTGGGGTCCGGCTCCCGAGCGCGTGGAACTGCCCGAAGATGTCCCGTCCATCCGCGACCTGTTCGTCTTCCCTCCGGCCGACAAGAGCGCTGTCGAGATCCTGCGCGGCCCCAACATCGTGGCCCTGGAAGACTTCGACAAACTGTCCGACACCGTGGAAGCCAAGGTGCTGCTCAAGGTGGAAGATAACATCACCACCGACCACATCCTGCCTGCCGGTGCCGAAATTACCGCCCTGCGGTCCAATATTCCGGCCATCAGCCAGTATATCTTCAGCCGTGTGGACGAAGGCTTTGTCGGTCGCATGAAAGAACACGGCACCGGCGTCATTCTGGGCGGCGACAACTACGGCCAGGGTTCCAGCCGCGAACACGCAGCACTCGGCCCCCGTCATCTCGGCGTCAAGGCCGTCATCGTCAAGTCCCTGGCCCGCATTCACCGCGCCAATCTGGTCAACTTCGGCATCCTGCCCCTGTTGCTGGTAGACCCCGCCGACTACGACGCGTTGTCCGAAGGTGATGATCTGATCATCCCGGCCAACGCCATGACCCCCGGCGGCACCATTGACATCACGACCGGCTCAGGCAAGAGTGTCACTGTCACAAATGATTTGACCAAAAAGGAACTGGAGATTATCCAGTCAGGTGGCCTCCTCAACGCTGTGCGTGAAGGTCAGGCATAA